CGGCCTGAAAGGCACGGCGCTTGGCACCGCGCATCTGCGCTGCGGCTAAGCGCAAATCGGCAATCTGTTGCCCACTAATTTGTTGAGCACTTGGACTGGTGAAATCTTTCCTGAACACCCTAGCCCCCCCACCTCTCCCTACGTTATCTGTCTCTCCGCTATCGTACCTCACTCGCTCGGCTTTGGGTATCTTCTTTTCTCAAAATCACCTAAAATCTCAAGCATGGTGCGAGCGACTTCCTGATTCACGACATTGTCTTCTGTGAGCAACACGCGTGCGTTAAACCGTAACTTCCCTAACCCTTCCGGCCGTGCCGCGGCAGGGACTCCAGAGGGCATTGTTTTGCGCGTCTGAGCCTTGAGGTTCCCGCCTTCCTTTATGGTATTGAGCACCTGGAGGAGATCGGTTTGGTGCATAGGTTTGGAGAAATAGGCTGAGACCCCAGCATCCTGGGCCGCTTGGATGTCTCCCCGTTGCCCGACAGAGATAAGGAGAAGCACGGGTAAGGTGACGAGCCCTGGCGTGGCCTTGATAGCTTGAGCTAATTCAGCGCCGGTCATCTCTGGCATGTGCATATCGAGGATAGCGAGGTTATAGGGGGTGCCTCGCGTGGCTGTTATGCGAAGGATATCGAGGGCTTGAGCGCCACTTGCTGAACCGCCAACGGCAACGTGCCACGCCTGAAGCTGGTGCTGTAGAATGCTACGGCTGCTGGTATTGTCATCGACCACCAAGACGCGCAGACCCGAGAAATTGTGAGCCGGCATCGCTGCCGCGTTTGCTCCAGGCCGGAGGTCGAATTGAGCGATGAACCAGAAAGTCGACCCTTCTCCAGGAGAGCTATCGACTCCTATTTCTCCGTCCATCAAGTACACAATTTGTTTGGCAATTGCCAGACCTAATCCTGTACCGCCATACTTCCGCGTGGTGGAGCTATCGGCCTGGGAAAAAGCTTGGAATAGGCGTGCTTGTGCTTCTTCGGACAGGCCAATGCCTGTGTCACGGACGGAAAAATGCAGTTGACAGCATGTTAGCGTTTCAGGTTCGACGGGATGAGGGGATAGCGGGTGAAGAGCATCGTGCGGTTGCGAGTTCGCATTCCGAACTTCAATAATGACTTCTCCACGTTCTGTAAACTTAATGGCATTGCCGATCAGGTTCATGAGGATCTGACGAAGTCGCACCGGATCGCCAACAATCATCGCTGGGACATCATCATGAATGGCATACACAAGCTCTAACCCCTTACGATGAGCACGTTCAGCCAGGAGGTCGACGATGTCTTCGATGGTTTGGCGTAAGTTAAAGTCAATGGCTTCGAGTGTGAGTTTTCCTGCTTCGATTTTCGAGAAGTCCAGAATATCGTTGATGATCTCAAGCAGGGCTGCGCCTGAGTGATGGACAGTTTCGGCAAACCGTCGCTGGTTATCATCAAGCGCAGTGTCGAGCAGCAACTGTGTCATGCCAAGCACACCATTCATGGGCGTACGGATTTCGTGGCTCATGTTGGCGAGGAACTGCGACTTTGCCTGACTCGCTTCTTCTGCTTGGCGTGCGAGAGCGAACGCTCTCTCCGTTGCTTTCTGCAATTCGTGCGTCCGATGTTCAACCTTCGCCTCGAGCATTTGTTGATAGCTTTCGACTTCAGCGCGTGACGTCCGTAACCGCACGAGCATGGTGTTAAAGGCAGCAGCGAGGTCATTGATTTCGTCTTCTGTCGTTGTGGTGACGCCGCTGTCGAGGTTGCCTTCGGCGATTTCATGAGTGGCGCGGACAAGAGATTGAATCGGCGAGGCAATACGACTGGTGAGAATAATCGTCGCCAGGACGCCGACGAGAGAAATGACCAGCGTCAAGATCATAGTTGAAGTGAGGAACGCCTCGATGTTTTCACGGAGACCATCCTGGTTCAATCCTAACTGGACGTAGCCCATAACCGTAGGATGTGGAGAGAGGTCCACTGCTTCTGGGAACAGCTCATTCGTCGTATTGGTGATGCTGGTGATGACCGGTGCGGAGAGTTCAATATACGACTTGTGATTGCCACCATTGCGAATATCTCGCGTGAGTGTGTTGCTATCGAGCCCGGGCGTTTCCTCGGGAAAGAGAGGAATGTGGATGGTGGGATCTGTGGTTTTCTGGATGAGCACGACCTTGTCTTTATTGAGAATCGCGACATAGGCAATCTCGACATCAACCCCGAGACTGTCGACGATTTTCTGCAGGGTGTTTTGATTTTCTGTATAAATGGCATATTCGCTCGTCTGCGCGATCATCGCGGCCGTGATCCGACCGCGATGTAAGAGGTCTTCGTAACTTGCAGTTTTCTCGCGATGCACTTGGACGACCGCGATGCCGATCGCCGTGAGCAGGATCAGCGCTATCGCCAGCAGATTGAACTTGGTGGCGAGACCAATGCGTGTATGGATCTTCATAGACCGCGAACCTCGCTAGCGAAACACTTGCTGGGCTCCATCGATCAACGGCTGAGGAAGAGACAATTTCATGTGTTCTGCGGTTTTGAGGTTCAATGCATAAGCGACTTTGCGAGGCGTCTGAGGAGGCAAGGTGCCTGCAGGAGTTCCTCGGAGGATCTTCAGTGCCAGTTCGCCACACTGCGTACCGACGTCCTTATAGTCACGATCGAGTGCGTAGAGTGCGCCGGCCTTCGCCCAGGAGGTAGACAGCCCTGCAAACGGAATTCGGTTGCGGAAAGAGAACAGCAGAATGGGCTCCGCTGTTCGTGGCGAGAGGACGGTTTGATCGGCGATACCCCAGAGGATTTATGCTTCGCGCGCGAGACTCTCAAGGGCTTCCGGTAGTGCTTGCGGGGTCTCGACTTCATTGGCGATCAACTTGAGGCCGAGAGATTGGGCAATTTTCGTTGCTGAGTCAACTTTGGTGCGATTTTCCTTCGGGTTGAAGAGGACACCAACCGCTTTTGATTGTGGCGCGATCTTTTGCAACCACTGCAGTTGTGTTTCTAGAGAGAAATCGAGAACCACGCCTGTGGCATTGCTACCCTGTTTTAGTTCGCCGGCGTTGAGGATCATGCCTGCGACGAGGGGGAGTTCAGGGGCTTCCTGTAATGCCATCTGTGTTGCCAGAGAACCTACTGTGAGGATCAACTGAGCATGCCGCGCTTTCGCCTCCTTGATCGCCTGACTGACTTTCGTTGCGCCTCCTTGCAGCGAGTGTTCTTCCAGGAGTGTCGCGAGACCGTTTTGGCTAGAAAGGTGCTGCCGAAAACCAGCCAGCACATCCTTATACGGACCCGTCTCCTGACTCGTGACCATCAAGATCGGCCCCCCTTCCGCAGCCACCGCGAGGGGACGCACGTCCAACGCGAACAGCATCGCGCTAAGCAGAGCCGCGATGCAGAAAGTCCGGCATCGTAAGTGCTTTGTGACAAAGGTGCTCATATCAGCTAGTTAAACACACATGATGTGAGTTCGACTCCGTTACAGCAGGACACTAGCAAAATCGCGAGACAAGGGTGAAAACCCCCAATTACTGCAGGAAAAGTATCGGGAGAGATGCGAAAAAATTTAGGTATCGATTCACTAAATCGGACCCGAGGAACTTCGTACACTTTACGCTGCGGCCTTTCGTGCCTGTCATTCTGAGCGTAGCGAAGAATCTCTCTGCGCGACCCTTCGTTACACTCAGGATGACAATGCTGCTGTACCAATCTCCTGTGGTTCGATTTAGGCCGGAGAAACACATGCACCTGGAGCATCATGAACGAGACAGTGTCAGAAACTGTATTTGGCTTTTAGCCAGAATGTGCGGCCGTCTTGTAAGATAATGTCTTGCCGATGCTCTCCAGAGCCTGGGTCTCCGTAACGTTGGCCAAAAGGGTTGTAGATGCTCCCAGAGAACTCAACTCCTTTGAGGAGATTCTGACTGAAGAGGGTAAAGTTGGTGAGAAAATAGTTATTCGAAGTCTTTCCCGATAAGGTGTAACGAGCGCTCATATAGCGGGTTTCAAAGCCGGCGAACAACCGGTCTTGAATGAGCGGAATAATGAGGTTCGCTTTGATCATATGTTGTGGGGAATTGGTGAGACGTTTGCCAGTTTTGCCATCTTCGGCTCGTTGTAGGGCGTAGCTGGCACGTCCTTCCCAGCCAGACGCCCATTTTCCTTCGAGGTCGAGTTCAAGGCCCTTCGCCTCAACCGAGTCGAGATTTCTGAACACGAGTATTTCGTCAGGGTCGGTCACCTGGCTGATGAGGCCATTGATTGTGTAGTAATACCCAGAGGCTGCCGCACGCAGGTGGCTGCCCAAATAGCGCTCGATAACGAATTCGTAGGTTTTGATTTCCTCTGGTTTGAGGTTGGGATTTGCTTTGTAGCGGTCGCCCGAGACGTAGAACTGTTCAAATGCACTAGGCGCACGGAACGCTTCTCCATAGAGAAGCTTGATCGAGGTTTTCGGCAGATTGTAGATGAGTGCTAAGCGAGGATTTACCGTGCCACCAAAAGAACTATAGTGATCATAACGAATCCCCGCGTTGAGGATGAGATTCTCCAAGATGGAGATTTCATCTTGAAAATATAATGCCCAGATCTTCGAACTGCGTCTATCGTTCAGGTAGGACGCATATGGGTTTTTATCTGCATTCCGTTGGTTCTGATTCAGATTATCACGGAACTCTCCGCCAACGGTCAACTTATGACGCTGAAACAATCGCTTCGTGAGTTTGACTTCTCCGCCCCACCATTCGCCCAAAAGAAAATCCTGATTTAAGACCAGGCTGGGAACCGCGGTCTCGGAATAATCGTAGAGGTACTCTCCGTGATAGTACGAGCGGTCGTAATATAGTCGTGCCATCACTCCCACCTGCTTTGCGAACTCATGTTCATATTTCAGGTCAACATAGCCGAGTTCGTCAGAGGAGTGCGTACGCCGAGAGTTGAAGACGGTACCGAACGCTCCGGTGGGAATCCTCTTGTCCCTCCGCGTATAACTGCCTTGCAAAGTGAAGTCTGCGAACGATCCCTTGGTGAAAAAATGATAGTAGCGGTCTGTGTCAACGTTGCGTGCGATTCCATTATTGGTAGTCGGCGCATTAAACTCCTTGAAGAACAGGCGACCCTGGCCATTACTGTCGGCGAACGAACCAGAGAAGAGGAACTCCAAACCATTAGAGAAGCGATCGCCGTAGGTGAAGCGTCCCTTGTAGGTATCGAAACTACCGACTTCACTTGAGACTTCGACCCCTTTGATATTGCGGCCTCTTTTCGTAATGACGTTGATGACGCCAAAGAAGGCGTTGGTCCCATAGAGCGAGGAGCTTGGTCCGCGGATGATCTCGACCCGTTCAATCAAATCGACGTCAAGTCTTCCCTCTGTGCCGATGTACGCGCCTTCGTAGACATTATCGTTCAAACGATGACCATCAACGAGGAGGAGAATGCGCGTGTTGTAGTCTCCCGGACGACCGAACCCACGTGCCCCAAGGTAGCTATAGTTGCGATCGTACGTGACATAAAACCCATTCACGTTTTGCAGGATGTCGGCCAACGTTCGGTAGCCGTGTTTCTTGATTTCCTCATCAGTGATGATGGTGACCGATGACGGCGCTTCAGTCACTTTTTGTTCGTACTTTGACGCGCCATACACGGAGGGAATTTCCAGAAACAAACTGGTTTCGTCACTGATCGCAGGAGGGGGGACTGGAGAGCTTGCCTCGATACCCATCTCTCCATGTGCGAGAGACGGCCACAGATGAAGTACGACGAAACAGTAGGCGGTAACCCACACGCGGGCTGCTTTGCGGGGCCAAGACGTCAGCACAAGGCGATCCTGCCACTGCGCCATCGAATTGTTCACTTGATGTGAATACATATTGCCATGTCCTCAGATCCTTCCCTGGATCTATTGGAAGAGCATCGCGAGAAAATCGGAGCCTCAGCCCCGTATCGGGCTTATGTCGAACTTCCCCCAGAACACAGGTGGCAGGATGTACAAATTTCCTGCTCCGAAATGTAACGATCGGCAGAGGCAGGAAAATCTGTAGTGAATATAGGGGAGTGTGTCCCCTAAGAGGCTAAATCGGACCACGCGAGATTGGCACACCGTGCGGGTAACAAATCCCCCCGCACTCCGCGCGGCCCCCTTTGCTAACGGGGGCTAGGGGAGATTTCACTGCACGTGACGAAGTATACGAATGTTCTGAGGTCCGCTGTAGCAGTGGTCTGCTCGCGGTTACGGGAGAGAGGGGGTTGGCCTGGCGCTGGAAAGAACGCCAAGGGGAAGAAAGTCTTCATCCGGGTCGGTTGGTAACAGAGGCGAGGACTGACCAGGTTCAAGCGCGCGGACGCTACCGCCGGTCGGCTCTAGGAAGCCATTTTGCTTCCGCCATAAGTGTGCGTAGAGGCCGTCGAGTGCGAGCAGCTCGTCGTGGCGCCCGTGTTCGACGATGTGTCCATGATCAAGCACAAAAATTCGGTCGGCGTGGAGATTCGAGTCGAGTCGATGTGTCACACTAATGACCGTGCGACCCTTTGCGGCCTTCTTCAAGACTGCGTCGACAACTGCGCTCGTCGCGGCGTCAAGTGCTGAGGTTGCCTCATCTAAGATGAGAACGGCGGGATTGCGGACCAACGCACGAGCGATCGCAAGCCGTTGGCGTTGGCCGCCAGAAAGGCGGCTCCCACGTTCTCCTACCACGGTATCGTACCCGTCCGGTAAGCTGTTGATCCAGCGATGCAAGCTGGCGAGTTGCGCCGCCGTTTCAACTTCAGCATCGGTGGCGTCGAGTTTGCCCATGCGAATATTTTCCCGAATGGTGGTATTGAAGAGAAAAGAATCCTGAAAGACGAATCCTAATTGCGCACGCCACGACTCTTGGGTCCACATGTGGATATCGTGGCCGTCAATGAGGATCCGGCCAGTGTCGGGGTCATAAAACCGAGCAAGCAGCTGCAAGAGTGAGGTTTTGCCGGATCCACTCGGGCCAACAAAGGCAACCCATTCTCCAGGACGAATGGTAAAACTCATGGCCTTGAGGTTGGCTCGCGTGTCATTATAACCAAATGTGACTCTGTCGAAAGTAATGCCCTGAGTGAACCGTGTAAGCGGCCGGGCTCCTGGTGCATCGATGACTTGTGGTTGCTCCCGAAGCAGATCTTGAATGCGCTGTTGGCTGCTTTTGGCCTGGACAAGATTGGGAATGTACTGCGAGACATACGAGAGCGACCAACTGAGTGTCATAAACAGCGCTTGAAACGAGACAAGCGAGCCGATGCTCAAACTGCCCTGGAAAGCCATGTAGGCTCCAGCTCCCATGACTACAACTTGGAGGAACAGGATACTGATTCCTGCAGAGCGTTCAACCAGCGCATTGAGAAATCCGACACGCACGCTCAGTTCGGCTAAGTCTCTGAGCTGAGCTGCAAAGCCGTTCAGCATGCGACTCTCGAGTCCAAACCCGCGAATGAGTGCCGGCGCACTGAAGTTCTCTTCCACTGCAGTGAGGACATGAGCTTCGCGCTGTTTGCGTGTTGAGCTCGCGCGCGTTGCACGTGGGGCAAAAACACGAGGACCAATCAGCGTGAGCGGGAACACCAGCATGCTGATGAGTGCGAGCCGCCATTCCAGAGCAAACAACAAGATGCAGCTACAGACGATGTCGAGGCTCGGCAAGATGGCCCACGGAATGGCTGCGGTCAGGGCATTCTCGATCGTGGCCAGATCGAGCGAAAAGCGGGAAACGACATAGCCTGACTCCGAACGAGAAAAGAAACCTAAGGACAATTGTTGAAGGTGGCGAAACATGCGTTGTCGTATGTCGCTCAGTACTGCGGCACATACTTGCGCATATAAGTAGTCGCGATAGAGACCGGTGAGCGCAACGACGACGGCCCCTGTGATAAGAATCCCGAGAACGAGCGCGAACGTGTGCAGGTCTTGAGGAGTGATTGCTTCGTCAATCAGAAATTTGAAACCAAGCGGCACGCCACTGGTAAGGCTTGCCTCCAACATCAGGCCTGCTGCAATCATCGCTACCTGTGCGCGATAAGGCTGCAGCACCTTGCTGACCGAAAGGTCGTGTTGCCCGGTTGCTGATCGTAACATCGTACGCTCTGCTGTTTACCCGACAGATAACGGCAGCCGTGGCGCTGCGGCAGAGTGAAGTGCTCTATCGTGCGCCACTCTGGCAGGCTTGTGATTCTGACTCCTCACGTCGGGCCATAGCAGGCCATATTCTTCTGCTGGTAACAACGGGTAATGCTTGAGACACGAAGGGATTGGTAGCTGGCGCTGAAGAATCGCATTGACCTCGTCTTTTTCGCGGATGAGATGCCACAGCGGCTGCGTTACAGTTGGAATAAGGCGAAAGGGTGCTTCTGTCTCTTGATCCCAGGCCTCTGCGTATCTCAGGAGGTCACCAGCGCGCACGTGTTTGCGGCACGAGGGAGAGTCGCACGCACAGGGAAAATCATACTCAATGTTGAGGTACCCATACTCATCGGTGAGTTGTTCGCCTGGATGAATATCGCGCACTGCGACTTCAAACTCGTACCCTGCCATACGACAAGAAGGCTCACATGAATGATTGACGTAGCGTGCCAAATCCCAGCACAGCACGAAATCTCCTTTGGAGTCGATGTAAGCATAGGTCGTGATAATGTTTTGGTAGACCGAGTCCATTGCTTCTACTTGGGCAGGAGAGAGGGTTCGATCCAAATCGTCTCGGACCCAGGTAATAGTTCCCTTAGGAATGAGGCGCGTCGCCACA
This portion of the Deltaproteobacteria bacterium genome encodes:
- a CDS encoding response regulator translates to MKIHTRIGLATKFNLLAIALILLTAIGIAVVQVHREKTASYEDLLHRGRITAAMIAQTSEYAIYTENQNTLQKIVDSLGVDVEIAYVAILNKDKVVLIQKTTDPTIHIPLFPEETPGLDSNTLTRDIRNGGNHKSYIELSAPVITSITNTTNELFPEAVDLSPHPTVMGYVQLGLNQDGLRENIEAFLTSTMILTLVISLVGVLATIILTSRIASPIQSLVRATHEIAEGNLDSGVTTTTEDEINDLAAAFNTMLVRLRTSRAEVESYQQMLEAKVEHRTHELQKATERAFALARQAEEASQAKSQFLANMSHEIRTPMNGVLGMTQLLLDTALDDNQRRFAETVHHSGAALLEIINDILDFSKIEAGKLTLEAIDFNLRQTIEDIVDLLAERAHRKGLELVYAIHDDVPAMIVGDPVRLRQILMNLIGNAIKFTERGEVIIEVRNANSQPHDALHPLSPHPVEPETLTCCQLHFSVRDTGIGLSEEAQARLFQAFSQADSSTTRKYGGTGLGLAIAKQIVYLMDGEIGVDSSPGEGSTFWFIAQFDLRPGANAAAMPAHNFSGLRVLVVDDNTSSRSILQHQLQAWHVAVGGSASGAQALDILRITATRGTPYNLAILDMHMPEMTGAELAQAIKATPGLVTLPVLLLISVGQRGDIQAAQDAGVSAYFSKPMHQTDLLQVLNTIKEGGNLKAQTRKTMPSGVPAAARPEGLGKLRFNARVLLTEDNVVNQEVARTMLEILGDFEKRRYPKPSE
- a CDS encoding TonB-dependent receptor — translated: MYSHQVNNSMAQWQDRLVLTSWPRKAARVWVTAYCFVVLHLWPSLAHGEMGIEASSPVPPPAISDETSLFLEIPSVYGASKYEQKVTEAPSSVTIITDEEIKKHGYRTLADILQNVNGFYVTYDRNYSYLGARGFGRPGDYNTRILLLVDGHRLNDNVYEGAYIGTEGRLDVDLIERVEIIRGPSSSLYGTNAFFGVINVITKRGRNIKGVEVSSEVGSFDTYKGRFTYGDRFSNGLEFLFSGSFADSNGQGRLFFKEFNAPTTNNGIARNVDTDRYYHFFTKGSFADFTLQGSYTRRDKRIPTGAFGTVFNSRRTHSSDELGYVDLKYEHEFAKQVGVMARLYYDRSYYHGEYLYDYSETAVPSLVLNQDFLLGEWWGGEVKLTKRLFQRHKLTVGGEFRDNLNQNQRNADKNPYASYLNDRRSSKIWALYFQDEISILENLILNAGIRYDHYSSFGGTVNPRLALIYNLPKTSIKLLYGEAFRAPSAFEQFYVSGDRYKANPNLKPEEIKTYEFVIERYLGSHLRAAASGYYYTINGLISQVTDPDEILVFRNLDSVEAKGLELDLEGKWASGWEGRASYALQRAEDGKTGKRLTNSPQHMIKANLIIPLIQDRLFAGFETRYMSARYTLSGKTSNNYFLTNFTLFSQNLLKGVEFSGSIYNPFGQRYGDPGSGEHRQDIILQDGRTFWLKAKYSF
- a CDS encoding ABC transporter ATP-binding protein, translating into MLRSATGQHDLSVSKVLQPYRAQVAMIAAGLMLEASLTSGVPLGFKFLIDEAITPQDLHTFALVLGILITGAVVVALTGLYRDYLYAQVCAAVLSDIRQRMFRHLQQLSLGFFSRSESGYVVSRFSLDLATIENALTAAIPWAILPSLDIVCSCILLFALEWRLALISMLVFPLTLIGPRVFAPRATRASSTRKQREAHVLTAVEENFSAPALIRGFGLESRMLNGFAAQLRDLAELSVRVGFLNALVERSAGISILFLQVVVMGAGAYMAFQGSLSIGSLVSFQALFMTLSWSLSYVSQYIPNLVQAKSSQQRIQDLLREQPQVIDAPGARPLTRFTQGITFDRVTFGYNDTRANLKAMSFTIRPGEWVAFVGPSGSGKTSLLQLLARFYDPDTGRILIDGHDIHMWTQESWRAQLGFVFQDSFLFNTTIRENIRMGKLDATDAEVETAAQLASLHRWINSLPDGYDTVVGERGSRLSGGQRQRLAIARALVRNPAVLILDEATSALDAATSAVVDAVLKKAAKGRTVISVTHRLDSNLHADRIFVLDHGHIVEHGRHDELLALDGLYAHLWRKQNGFLEPTGGSVRALEPGQSSPLLPTDPDEDFLPLGVLSSARPTPSLP
- a CDS encoding SET domain-containing protein, whose translation is MSEKFLFKRKEQAMIHPDTELRFINPQIGYGVVATRLIPKGTITWVRDDLDRTLSPAQVEAMDSVYQNIITTYAYIDSKGDFVLCWDLARYVNHSCEPSCRMAGYEFEVAVRDIHPGEQLTDEYGYLNIEYDFPCACDSPSCRKHVRAGDLLRYAEAWDQETEAPFRLIPTVTQPLWHLIREKDEVNAILQRQLPIPSCLKHYPLLPAEEYGLLWPDVRSQNHKPARVAHDRALHSAAAPRLPLSVG